Proteins encoded together in one Oreochromis aureus strain Israel breed Guangdong linkage group 23, ZZ_aureus, whole genome shotgun sequence window:
- the btf3l4 gene encoding transcription factor BTF3 homolog 4, producing MNQEKLAKLQAQVRIGGKGTARRKKKVVHRTATADDKKLQSSLKKFAVNNIAGIEEVNMIKDDGTVIHFNNPKVQASLSANTFAITGHAETKQMTEMLPAILSQLGADSLSSLRKLAEQFPRQALESKAPKPEDIEEEDDDVPDLVENFDEASKNEAN from the exons ATGAATCAGGAAAAACTGGCAAAACTTCAAGCCCAGGTGCGGATAGGAGGAAAG GGCACTGCACGCAGGAAGAAGAAGGTGGTTCACAGAACTGCAACAGCTGATGACAAAAAGCTTCAGAGTTCACTAAAGAAGTTTGCTGTCAACAATATTGCTGGAATTGAGGAG gtgaACATGATCAAGGATGACGGGACTGTGATTCACTTTAACAACCCCAAAGTTCAGGCCTCTCTATCCGCCAACACCTTTGCGATCACCGGCCACGCTGAGACCAAACAGATGACAGAGATGCTGCCCGCCATCCTCAGTCAGCTTGGAGCAGACAGCCTCAGCAGCCTGCGCAAGCTCGCAGAACAGTTCCCTCGGCAAG CTCTTGAAAGCAAGGCTCCAAAGCCAGAGGACATTGAGGAAGAGGATGATGATGTGCCAG ATCTCGTGGAGAACTTTGATGAAGCATCAAAGAACGAGGCAAACTGA
- the zfyve9b gene encoding zinc finger FYVE domain-containing protein 9, whose amino-acid sequence MLKFFTARDDENESLLGAITEDEGDSASLQDTKHHWLNRPCLLVLKDGDVSKPALDCREIRQQSPSKATSDATLRSKSGPCEQKPIEHPTESASQVENGSCTVTSISTWGEKESPGPLVLSPAEAAWAEEEEEKNQKSPVLPSKEDSVIEEKEREESGLEQQDDSCSLEGPSRGDQTNTNKAGAGCGEEAMGECAASPVDIDNMSETSPVGILSKDRVTVLGEVAPVWVPDAEAQVCMKCGIKFTFTKRRHHCRACGKVFCALCSSLKFKLTHLDGKEGRVCISCHSALIKRMSPKGKRKVWFADEILINKHSESAPTTPIRGPAFSPLMSRVLGGPVKSPVGSPQIRRTLRPHGTMIGEACGPYGWGTTALVSSSANLIPLDGLPPILTSTGVKGDYTVEEQPSEMLLIQELESGRPRPLVFVLNANLLAMVKLVNYVNRKCWCVTTKGMHAVGQVELVVLLQCLPEEKSFPKDIFRHFIQLYRDTFTGKVVKHLSLSLFGSSFFGSQDHAGFLYVRSTLQSLQGLPLPNQPYLFGLLVHRAEVAWAKAFPLRLMLRLGAEYRFYPCPLYSVRFRKPLFGDIGHTIMRLLVDFRNYRYSLPMVSGLTVDLEAHRTCIKIPTTGYNELMKAVNKSNEHVLAIGACFNETADSHLICVQADDGQYQTQAISIHNQPRKVTGSCFIIFSSALKASAGYLAKSSIVEDGLMVQITVETMAELRRSLREMKDHTVTCGRLDQSESQELVCVQWVEEKCTVNKGIISPIDGKSMESISSTKMFQKSEYKENGKIIRWTEVFFLQTGDNPKGAVTDSAEHNRLTERIARAFCLALCPHLKLLKEDGMAKLGLRVTFDSQEAGFVAGSNGQPLPAQYLNALNSVLIPVIHSRGRKRDGEPIVMELIFYILENIT is encoded by the exons ATGCTGAAGTTCTTCACAGCGCGGGACGATGAGAATGAAAGCCTTTTGGGAGCAATAACTGAGG ATGAAGGGGACAGTGCGTCTCTTCAGGACACCAAGCACCACTGGCTGAACAGACCCTGTCTGCTGGTGCTCAAAGATGGAGATGTGTCAAAACCTGCACTGGACTGTAGAGAAATCAGACAGCAATCTCCATCTAAAGCCACGTCGGATGCAACGCTCAGAAGCAAATCTGGACCATGTGAGCAGAAACCTATTGAACATCCCACTGAATCTGCTTCCCAAGTGGAGAATGGCAGCTGCACTGTGACTTCCATCTCCACATGGGGTGAAAAGGAGTCCCCCGGCCCTCTAGTGTTGAGCCCAGCAGAGGCTGCGtgggcagaggaggaggaagagaagaaccAGAAGTCCCCGGTTCTCCCATCAAAGGAAGACTCGGTGATTGAGGAGAAGGAGCGGGAGGAAAGTGGGCTGGAGCAGCAGGATGATTCTTGCAGCTTGGAGGGACCATCTCGAGGAGATCAGACAAACACCAATAAGGCTGGTGCAGGCTGCGGGGAGGAAGCGATGGGTGAGTGCGCTGCTTCTCCTGTGGATATCGATAACATGTCTGAGACAAGTCCTGTTGGCATTCTGTCCAAGGATCGAGTCACTGTCCTTGGTGAGGTGGCCCCTGTGTGGGTCCCCGATGCCGAAGCGCAGGTCTGCATGAAGTGTGGTATCAAGTTTACATTCACCAAGAGGAGGCACCACTGCCGTGCCTGTGGGAAG GTTTTTTGTGCACTTTGCTCCAGTTTGAAGTTCAAACTTACACACCTGGATGGGAAGGAGGGACGAGTATGCATCTCCTGTCATTCAGCACTCATTAAAA GGATGTCtccaaaaggaaaaagaaaggtgTGGTTTGCAGACGAAATCCTCATCAATAAGCATTCAGAGTCTGCCCCGACCACACCCATCAGGGGGCCCGCGTTCTCACCGCTGATGAGTCGAGTGCTGGGCGGGCCTGTTAAAAGTCCTGTGGGTTCACCCCAGATCAGGAGAACTTTGAGGCCACATGGAACAATGATTGGT GAGGCCTGTGGTCCCTACGGCTGGGGAACCACAGCTTTAGTGAGCAGCTCTGCTAACCTCATTCCCTTGGATGGCTTGCCACCCATACTCACCTCCACAGGAGTCAAAGGAG ACTACACTGTGGAGGAGCAGCCCTCCGAGATGCTCCTTATTCAGGAGTTGGAGAGCGGCAGACCCAGGCCTCTGGTGTTTGTTCTCAATGCTAACCTGCTCGCTATGGTGAAGTTGGTCAACT ACGTTAACAGGAAGTGCTGGTGTGTGACAACAAAGGGAATGCATGCTGTAGGGCAGGTGGAGCTGGTGGTGCTGCTGCAGTGCCTACCTGAAGAAAAAAGCTTCCCCAAAGACATTTTTAGGCACTTCATTCAGCTGTACCGAGACACCTTCACAG GGAAGGTTGTGAAACACCTGTCACTCTCCCTGTTTGGCAGCAGCTTCTTTGGCAGTCAGGATCACGCAGGCTTCCTGTACGTTCGCTCCACTCTCCAGTCCCTTCAAGGTCTACCTCTGCCAAACCAGCCCTACCTCTTTGGCCTGCTGGTCCACAGAGCAGAGGTGGCCTGGGCCAAAGCCTTTCCCTTACGCCTCATGCTGCGACTGGGGGCTGAGTACAGAT TTTACCCATGCCCTCTGTACAGTGTACGCTTTAGGAAGCCCTTGTTTGGTGATATAGGTCACACAATAATGCGACTGTTAGTG GACTTTAGGAATTACCGTTACAGCCTACCAATGGTATCGGGGCTCACTGTGGACTTAGAAGCTCATAGGACTTGCATAAAAATACCGACCACTGGGTATAATGAG CTAATGAAGGCTGTGAATAAGTCCAATGAGCATGTGCTGGCAATAGGGGCATGCTTCAATGAGACTGCAGACTCCCACCTCATCTGTGTCCAAGCAGATGATGGCCAGTATCAGACCCAAGCCATCAGCATCCACAATCAACCACGTAAAG TTACTGGATCATGCTTTATTATATTCAGTAGTGCACTGAAAGCATCAGCAGGATACCTGGCCAAATCCAGCATTGTAGAAG ATGGGCTAATGGTGCAGATCACCGTGGAAACCATGGCGGAGCTCCGTCGATCACTACGGGAGATGAAAGACCACACCGTCACCTGTGGACGGCtggaccaatcagagagccAGGAGCTTGTTTGTGTACAGTGGGTGGAGGAGAAATGCACTGTGAATAAGGG CATCATCAGCCCCATCGATGGGAAATCAATGGAGTCTATCAGCAGTACCAAGATGTTCCAGAAGTCAGAATacaaagaaaatggaaagatCATCCGCTGGACAGAA GTGTTTTTCCTGCAGACAGGTGATAATCCCAAAGGAGCAGTGACTGACTCTGCTGAACACAACCGGCTAACGGAGAGAATCGCCCGGGCATTTTGCTTGGCACTGTGTCCACACCTTAAACTGCTGAAAGAGGACGGCATGGCCAAACTGGGACTGCGTGTCACTTTTGACTCCCAAGAG GCTGGATTTGTGGCAGGGAGCAATGGGCAGCCTCTCCCAGCTCAGTACCTCAATGCGCTGAATAGCGTGCTGATTCCCGTCATCCACAGCAGGGGGCGCAAGAGGGACGGCGAGCCCATAGTGATGGAGCTCATTTTTTACATCCTTGAGAACATCACTTAG